Proteins from a single region of Halogeometricum borinquense DSM 11551:
- a CDS encoding sodium:solute symporter family transporter — protein MVSSTIALALTVATLVIFTGIGVWFSRGKVESVEDLITARNATGEGQMSATLIASVMGVWILLSAPEAGALYGIAAVIGYGIGEAVPMLAYSRLGPRIRELIPEGHSLTEYAYARYGGAMYAFVIVVSVLYMFVFLAAELTGISLALNHVAGIPQWQTAVLVGGFVLLYTGYGGLRASIFTDTIQTMVILPLLVLSVAAVILTLGGPGAIHQGVVEANATLLDPGFVPGLRFGIALVFAVLGAELVNQTWWQRIYAATDSGVLERGFRTATVANGLILVLATLLGVVAVGNADVVTQLGSENYNAGIAFFVLLEGVFGEWLVLGVLLLALTLVMSTADTLFNALSSLVTADLPRLLNDPDDRTLRLGARAVTVVVAVAAIAVSLRARSVLRLFFVADLLGAAVGFPLVYGLFTGRLSGAGALASSITGLAVGSAFFPFPFGLHGLVDGLLGGALPAPDATYLLPFASAFLVSTVLALAAARLSTDEFDLSRLSREIRRLDEPVPDGGTASETGRQLQTEDTTEVSE, from the coding sequence GAAGACCTCATCACCGCCCGGAACGCGACCGGCGAGGGGCAGATGAGCGCCACCCTCATCGCCTCGGTCATGGGCGTCTGGATTCTACTGTCAGCCCCCGAGGCGGGGGCGCTATACGGCATTGCGGCCGTCATCGGTTACGGAATCGGTGAGGCGGTACCAATGCTCGCGTACTCGCGTCTCGGCCCGCGGATTCGGGAGTTGATTCCGGAAGGACACTCGCTCACCGAGTACGCCTACGCGCGGTACGGTGGCGCGATGTACGCCTTCGTCATCGTTGTCAGCGTTCTCTACATGTTCGTGTTCCTCGCCGCGGAACTGACGGGGATTTCGCTGGCACTCAATCACGTCGCCGGGATCCCACAGTGGCAGACGGCGGTCCTCGTCGGCGGCTTCGTCCTTCTGTACACCGGCTACGGCGGTCTCCGAGCGAGTATCTTCACCGACACGATTCAGACGATGGTGATACTCCCGCTACTCGTCCTCAGCGTCGCCGCGGTCATACTGACGCTTGGCGGTCCCGGCGCGATTCACCAAGGCGTCGTCGAAGCGAACGCGACACTCCTCGACCCCGGATTTGTCCCCGGGCTTAGGTTCGGTATCGCGCTCGTATTCGCCGTCCTCGGCGCGGAACTCGTTAATCAGACGTGGTGGCAACGCATCTACGCCGCCACCGATTCAGGCGTACTCGAACGTGGCTTCCGAACCGCAACGGTCGCAAACGGTCTCATCCTCGTGTTGGCGACGCTCCTCGGCGTCGTCGCCGTCGGCAACGCCGACGTGGTGACGCAACTCGGAAGCGAGAACTACAACGCCGGTATCGCCTTCTTCGTGCTACTCGAAGGCGTATTCGGGGAGTGGTTAGTCCTCGGCGTCCTCCTGCTCGCGCTCACGCTTGTGATGAGTACGGCAGACACGCTGTTCAACGCGTTGTCGAGTCTCGTGACCGCCGATCTCCCCCGACTGCTCAACGACCCGGACGACCGAACGCTGCGACTCGGCGCACGCGCAGTTACCGTCGTCGTCGCTGTCGCGGCAATCGCCGTCAGTCTTCGTGCGCGGAGCGTCCTCCGCTTGTTCTTCGTCGCCGACTTACTCGGGGCCGCCGTCGGCTTCCCGCTCGTCTACGGGCTCTTCACCGGGCGACTCTCCGGAGCGGGGGCGCTGGCAAGCAGTATCACCGGGCTGGCAGTAGGGAGCGCCTTCTTCCCCTTCCCGTTCGGGCTTCACGGGCTGGTGGACGGACTGCTCGGCGGTGCGCTACCCGCACCTGACGCAACTTACCTGCTCCCGTTCGCCAGCGCCTTCCTCGTCTCGACGGTGCTGGCGCTAGCCGCCGCACGACTCTCGACCGACGAGTTCGACCTGAGTCGCCTCTCGCGGGAGATTCGGAGACTCGACGAACCGGTTCCGGATGGCGGGACCGCATCCGAAACTGGGAGACAACTGCAGACTGAAGACACGACTGAGGTGAGCGAGTGA